In Liquorilactobacillus hordei DSM 19519, the following proteins share a genomic window:
- a CDS encoding LysR family transcriptional regulator, whose protein sequence is MKTKQENIFSSKTLSYFLQLAETMSYTQAAQILGITQPALTQQIKKLERTVGAPLFYSVGKKLHLSDAGYTMLDATHQIYETLNRAADEIQQSTSAVQGDISVGILASVEDHVFTQFAIEYYRQHSDVKIIYHMLTRKEIWELLESNNIDLAVMYLPDDSIKNWKPYESKKIIEENLIFLHSETEFSKKRRIKLRDTLNRDWVTYPPKYYLNSTLLETYKNALVDKPHSVAHFATPEQIFDFAQATGVNTALPTSFVISHQNENEKKLSEAHFDPEIAFDLAFVFRKDKDQIPRIASFLASFDVFLGEKDYISRLTEISNQG, encoded by the coding sequence ATGAAGACAAAACAAGAGAACATTTTTTCTTCAAAAACGCTTAGTTATTTCTTGCAATTAGCTGAAACAATGAGCTATACACAAGCAGCGCAAATTCTAGGAATTACGCAACCAGCATTGACACAACAAATAAAAAAGCTAGAAAGAACGGTTGGAGCACCATTATTCTATTCCGTTGGGAAAAAACTGCACTTATCGGACGCGGGGTATACAATGTTAGATGCAACTCATCAAATCTATGAGACATTGAACCGTGCGGCTGATGAGATTCAGCAATCAACGAGCGCTGTTCAAGGAGATATCAGCGTTGGAATCTTGGCTTCAGTTGAAGATCATGTCTTTACTCAATTCGCGATCGAATACTATAGGCAACATAGTGATGTAAAAATTATTTATCATATGTTGACTCGCAAGGAAATTTGGGAACTTCTTGAGAGTAACAATATTGATTTAGCAGTAATGTATCTTCCAGATGATAGTATTAAGAATTGGAAACCTTATGAATCCAAAAAAATAATTGAAGAAAACTTGATTTTTTTACATAGTGAGACTGAGTTTTCAAAAAAGAGACGTATCAAACTGCGTGATACACTGAATCGTGATTGGGTTACGTATCCGCCTAAGTATTATCTAAACAGTACATTGCTTGAGACATACAAAAATGCATTGGTTGATAAACCACATAGTGTTGCTCACTTTGCGACCCCAGAACAGATCTTTGATTTTGCACAGGCAACAGGGGTTAACACTGCTTTGCCAACATCCTTTGTGATTTCTCATCAAAATGAAAATGAAAAGAAACTCAGTGAGGCACATTTTGATCCAGAAATCGCTTTTGACTTGGCTTTTGTTTTTCGCAAGGATAAAGATCAAATTCCGCGAATTGCAAGTTTTTTAGCAAGCTTTGATGTTTTTTTAGGAGAAAAAGATTATATTTCCCGCTTGACAGAAATAAGCAATCAAGGTTAA
- the pflB gene encoding formate C-acetyltransferase yields MKQLEKRVEPKAWEGFSGGNWQSEVDIRDFIQQNFKQYNGNESFLEDATPETKELNDRLVALKLKERAAGGVLDADTKVVSTITSHGPGYLDKNLEKIVGLQTDKPLKKALMPYGGIRMAKDALESYGLKLDPEIEHFFNDLSKTHNQGVFDAYTPDVKRARHYKIVTGLPDAYGRGRIVGDFPRIALYGIDYLVASKLNDLDNYGDGEMTDSVIQMREEISEQIRALNQIKDMAASYGYDISQPATTAQEAIQWLYFGYLAAIKQQNGAAMSIGRVDTFIDIFVERDIERGILNEKEAQELIDQFTMKLRMVSFIRTPEYNSLFSGNPIWATLSLAGMGIDGEHHVTKTAFRFLNTLKNMGAAPEPNITLLWSQKLPDTFKHYAAAVSVESSTIQYENDDLMRKQWGTDYYAIACCVSAQPVADGIQYFGARANLAKTVLYTINGGKDEIGKAQVGPAYEPISSEYVDYDEFMKKFDPMLDWLADVYVNALNTIHYMHDKYYYESAQLALKDTRLDRTFATGISGLSVAADSISAIKYGHVKVIRDEDGIAVDFKADNDFPRYGNNDDRADEIAVWLVKSLYTKMNKHHLYRGSKLSTSVLTITSNVVYGKNTGTTPNGRQKGEPFAPGANPAYGAEESGALASLLSVAKLPYKYATDGISNTFAVTPTTLGHDEELQKDALVNMINGYMKNNGHHLNINVFKRETLLDAQEHPENYPTLTIRVSGYCVYFADLTKEQQDDVISRTFHQSM; encoded by the coding sequence ATGAAACAACTTGAGAAGAGAGTGGAACCAAAGGCATGGGAAGGATTTAGTGGCGGAAATTGGCAGTCAGAGGTTGATATCCGTGATTTTATTCAACAAAACTTTAAACAATATAATGGTAATGAATCATTTCTTGAAGATGCAACACCTGAGACAAAGGAACTTAACGACCGTTTGGTTGCTTTAAAACTTAAAGAGCGTGCTGCAGGTGGTGTACTTGATGCAGATACGAAGGTTGTTTCGACAATTACTTCACATGGCCCTGGATATCTTGACAAGAATCTTGAAAAAATTGTAGGACTTCAAACAGATAAACCTTTAAAGAAAGCCTTAATGCCATATGGTGGAATTCGTATGGCAAAGGATGCCCTTGAATCATACGGATTAAAACTTGATCCAGAAATAGAACACTTTTTCAATGACTTATCAAAAACTCATAATCAAGGTGTTTTTGATGCTTATACTCCAGACGTTAAAAGAGCACGTCACTATAAGATTGTAACAGGTCTTCCTGATGCATACGGACGTGGTCGAATTGTTGGTGACTTTCCAAGAATTGCGCTTTACGGGATTGATTACTTAGTTGCATCTAAATTAAATGATTTAGACAATTATGGTGATGGAGAGATGACAGATAGTGTTATCCAAATGAGAGAAGAAATCTCAGAGCAAATTCGAGCGCTTAACCAGATTAAGGATATGGCGGCATCATACGGCTACGATATTTCTCAACCAGCTACAACAGCGCAAGAAGCAATTCAATGGCTCTATTTTGGATACCTAGCAGCTATCAAACAACAAAATGGGGCTGCAATGTCGATTGGACGAGTTGATACTTTTATTGATATCTTTGTTGAGCGTGATATTGAACGTGGTATTTTGAATGAAAAAGAAGCTCAAGAGTTAATTGATCAGTTTACAATGAAGTTAAGGATGGTTTCCTTCATTCGTACACCTGAATATAATTCCTTATTCTCAGGTAATCCAATTTGGGCAACATTATCTTTAGCAGGAATGGGAATTGATGGGGAACATCATGTTACAAAGACAGCATTCAGATTTCTGAATACGCTGAAGAATATGGGTGCAGCTCCAGAGCCTAATATTACATTGTTGTGGTCACAAAAACTACCAGATACTTTTAAGCACTATGCAGCTGCAGTTTCAGTTGAGAGTTCAACAATTCAATATGAAAATGATGACTTAATGCGTAAACAATGGGGTACTGACTATTATGCAATTGCATGTTGTGTATCAGCACAACCAGTTGCAGATGGAATTCAATACTTCGGAGCACGTGCAAACCTTGCTAAAACTGTACTTTACACAATTAATGGTGGTAAAGATGAGATTGGTAAAGCACAAGTAGGACCTGCTTATGAACCAATTTCGTCAGAGTACGTTGATTATGATGAATTTATGAAGAAATTTGATCCAATGTTAGATTGGTTAGCTGATGTTTATGTCAATGCTTTAAATACCATTCATTATATGCATGATAAATATTATTATGAATCAGCACAGTTGGCTCTTAAAGATACAAGATTAGATCGAACATTTGCGACTGGTATTTCAGGACTATCTGTTGCAGCAGATTCGATTTCGGCGATCAAGTACGGGCATGTTAAAGTTATTCGTGACGAAGACGGGATTGCAGTTGATTTTAAGGCAGATAATGATTTCCCACGTTATGGAAACAATGATGATCGTGCTGATGAAATTGCAGTATGGCTCGTTAAGTCACTTTACACGAAGATGAACAAGCATCATTTATATCGCGGTTCTAAGCTATCAACCTCTGTTTTGACAATCACATCAAATGTTGTTTATGGTAAGAATACTGGAACAACACCTAACGGACGTCAAAAAGGTGAACCTTTTGCTCCTGGAGCTAATCCTGCTTACGGTGCAGAGGAAAGCGGAGCATTAGCATCATTATTGTCAGTTGCTAAACTACCATATAAGTACGCAACAGATGGAATTTCCAATACTTTCGCCGTAACACCAACGACACTAGGTCATGATGAAGAGTTGCAAAAAGATGCTTTAGTAAACATGATTAATGGGTATATGAAGAATAATGGTCATCACTTGAACATTAATGTTTTCAAACGTGAAACGCTCCTTGATGCTCAGGAACACCCTGAAAATTACCCAACATTAACAATCCGGGTTTCAGGTTACTGTGTATACTTTGCAGATTTAACTAAAGAACAACAAGATGATGTTATTTCGAGAACATTCCATCAAAGTATGTAG
- a CDS encoding manganese-dependent inorganic pyrophosphatase, with the protein MKELVFGHKNPDTDAIVAAKAFAYLENQLGADAEAVALGTPNEETKFVLEHFSEETPRVVTEVSKEVEAVMLVDHNEAQQSVDDIKDVTVTHVVDHHRIANFETSAPLYYYAEPVGCTSTIIFKLFKQNSIKIPAKLAGLMLSAIISDTLLFKSPTTTPADEVAVKELAKIAAVDYETYGLEMLKAGTNLGSKSEKELIDADAKSFEMGGKTVRIDQVNTVDLDEVFAREVALRNAIEEESATEGYDLFLLMVTNILDSNTRLLVVGEPKNVVETAFSVKLIDDKAELPGVVSRKKQVVPQLEKAF; encoded by the coding sequence ATGAAAGAACTTGTTTTTGGTCACAAAAATCCTGATACAGATGCAATTGTTGCAGCTAAAGCTTTTGCATATCTAGAAAATCAGCTTGGTGCGGATGCAGAAGCTGTTGCTTTAGGAACACCTAATGAAGAAACTAAATTCGTTTTGGAACATTTTTCCGAGGAAACACCACGTGTGGTAACTGAAGTCAGCAAAGAAGTTGAAGCTGTCATGCTTGTCGACCACAACGAAGCGCAACAAAGCGTTGATGATATTAAGGATGTAACGGTTACACATGTTGTTGATCATCATCGAATTGCTAACTTTGAAACTTCAGCTCCTCTTTATTACTATGCTGAACCAGTTGGCTGTACAAGTACAATCATTTTCAAGCTGTTCAAACAAAATAGTATAAAAATTCCTGCAAAATTAGCTGGACTAATGTTATCTGCAATTATTTCAGATACTTTATTATTCAAATCTCCTACAACTACACCGGCTGATGAAGTTGCAGTTAAAGAATTGGCTAAGATTGCTGCTGTTGATTATGAGACATATGGTTTAGAAATGCTTAAAGCAGGAACTAATCTAGGAAGCAAATCTGAGAAAGAATTAATTGATGCTGATGCAAAGTCGTTTGAAATGGGTGGCAAGACAGTTAGAATTGATCAAGTAAATACTGTTGATCTTGATGAGGTCTTTGCACGCGAAGTAGCATTGCGTAATGCAATTGAAGAGGAAAGTGCTACTGAAGGGTACGACTTATTCTTGTTAATGGTTACAAATATTCTTGATAGCAATACACGATTGCTCGTTGTCGGTGAACCAAAGAATGTTGTTGAAACAGCATTTTCTGTTAAGTTAATAGACGATAAAGCAGAATTACCTGGAGTTGTTTCACGTAAGAAACAAGTTGTACCTCAACTTGAAAAGGCATTTTAA
- a CDS encoding alpha/beta hydrolase: MTEQNVLEMINQIRVDWKKGDDERDAGLPREIEGVTRIDDIPYGPDPTWNLLDIYIPQNVIGKIPVIINIHGGGWCYGTKETYQFYGLGLAQRGFAFINPNYRLAPEAVFPEELDDVNRYVHWVAEHADEYGLDKNNVFLVGDSAGGQMAEQYTAILKNAEYRKKFGYELTDLKFRALALNSAAAFVLDPGVIGGATVGYFTPEIVKEKSDMLNTEKYITTSFLPTYISTANEDFIRELSIKLDSFLTEIGVEHVFKEYGDQDNPRPHVFLINQKDKIANQANDDEIDFFKKFIVK; the protein is encoded by the coding sequence ATGACTGAACAAAACGTTTTAGAGATGATCAACCAAATCAGGGTAGATTGGAAGAAGGGGGATGATGAACGAGATGCTGGTTTACCTAGAGAAATTGAAGGAGTAACCAGAATAGATGATATCCCTTATGGTCCGGATCCAACGTGGAACTTATTAGATATTTATATCCCACAAAATGTGATTGGGAAAATACCGGTGATTATCAATATTCACGGTGGTGGCTGGTGTTATGGGACCAAAGAAACTTATCAATTCTATGGACTGGGTTTAGCTCAAAGAGGGTTTGCTTTTATTAATCCTAACTATCGTTTAGCTCCCGAGGCTGTTTTCCCAGAAGAATTAGATGATGTGAATCGTTATGTTCATTGGGTTGCTGAACATGCAGATGAATATGGACTTGATAAAAATAATGTTTTTTTGGTGGGAGATAGTGCTGGTGGACAAATGGCTGAACAATACACCGCAATTCTAAAAAATGCAGAGTACCGAAAAAAATTTGGATATGAGTTGACTGATTTAAAATTCAGAGCACTTGCCTTGAATAGCGCAGCTGCTTTTGTATTAGATCCAGGAGTCATAGGTGGAGCAACTGTTGGATATTTTACACCCGAGATAGTAAAAGAAAAATCAGACATGTTGAATACAGAGAAATATATTACCACGTCTTTTTTACCAACATATATTTCAACGGCAAACGAGGATTTTATTAGAGAATTATCAATCAAACTAGATAGTTTTTTAACAGAAATTGGAGTAGAACACGTATTTAAAGAGTACGGAGATCAGGATAATCCGCGACCACATGTTTTCTTAATCAATCAGAAAGATAAAATTGCAAATCAGGCTAATGATGATGAGATTGATTTTTTTAAGAAATTTATTGTTAAATGA
- a CDS encoding PTS sugar transporter subunit IIA, with translation MQIIVTGHGNFGTGIESTVKLLAGSIPNVRYIDFSANMNEQELANKFEELLQVDPKAVFFCDLTGGTPYKQAVYKKEKYEVAVIAGCNVGSLLEVGLQNNLKDATDVHGIAQSLVEAAKNGIQEFGVRKTQIIDESEEDGI, from the coding sequence ATGCAAATTATTGTAACAGGACATGGTAATTTTGGAACTGGTATCGAATCAACAGTTAAATTGCTGGCAGGTTCAATTCCAAATGTTAGATATATTGATTTTTCAGCTAATATGAATGAACAGGAACTTGCTAATAAATTTGAAGAACTTTTGCAAGTTGATCCTAAGGCTGTTTTTTTCTGTGATTTAACCGGTGGAACTCCATATAAACAAGCAGTGTATAAAAAAGAAAAATATGAAGTTGCAGTTATTGCGGGTTGTAATGTAGGTTCACTATTAGAAGTTGGATTGCAAAATAACTTAAAAGATGCCACGGATGTACATGGGATTGCTCAAAGCTTGGTTGAGGCTGCCAAAAATGGCATTCAGGAGTTTGGCGTTAGAAAAACACAAATTATAGATGAATCTGAGGAAGATGGAATCTAG
- the agaB gene encoding PTS galactosamine transporter subunit IIB — translation MGIPNIVLTRIDNRLVHGQVGVVWTSSIGANLLLVANDDAAKSELQQELMSATAETSEVGIRFWSLEKTITTIEKASPRQKIFLIVKTPQDVLRLVQGGVPIAELNVGNMHHSEGKVQLTKKVYVDQDDKDTFSKLVELGVDVYIQDVPEERKIAIKDVI, via the coding sequence ATGGGTATACCAAATATCGTTTTAACTAGAATTGATAATCGCTTAGTGCATGGACAAGTCGGGGTTGTTTGGACTTCTTCGATTGGTGCCAATCTTTTACTGGTAGCAAATGATGATGCAGCAAAAAGTGAGCTACAACAAGAATTAATGTCAGCAACAGCTGAAACTTCAGAGGTGGGAATTCGTTTTTGGTCATTGGAGAAAACAATTACTACAATTGAAAAAGCAAGTCCAAGACAAAAAATATTTTTAATTGTTAAAACACCGCAAGATGTACTTCGTTTAGTACAAGGAGGAGTTCCGATTGCTGAATTAAATGTTGGCAATATGCACCATAGTGAAGGAAAAGTACAACTTACGAAGAAGGTTTATGTTGATCAAGATGACAAAGATACATTTAGTAAGTTGGTTGAGTTAGGTGTAGATGTCTATATTCAAGATGTTCCAGAGGAGAGAAAAATAGCAATTAAGGATGTGATTTAA
- the agaC gene encoding PTS galactosamine transporter subunit IIC, producing the protein MAITFTQGILIAIFAIIAGIDFWLEGFYIFRPMIVCTVTGFLLGDLKLGIVAGGLTELAFAGLTPVGGTQPPNPIMAGIMTVVIAHTTGHSPATAIGLSLPFSILMQYIILFCYSIFSVFTKKADEYVAKGEFRKFGIIVLLPTVLVALAYSVFSFLSVYGAQGLMKTLVNSMPTWLSHGFTIAGGILPAVGFGLLLKSMLKTKYVPYLLLGFTAACFIKFGNLMPVAIIGASLAWIEYGREKKAREISKKFKNIEQSLENAGGEEDGI; encoded by the coding sequence ATGGCAATTACATTTACTCAAGGGATACTGATAGCAATTTTTGCTATTATTGCTGGGATAGATTTTTGGTTAGAAGGTTTTTACATATTTAGGCCAATGATTGTGTGTACAGTAACAGGATTCTTACTAGGGGATTTAAAATTAGGGATAGTTGCTGGTGGATTGACTGAACTTGCATTTGCAGGATTAACACCAGTTGGTGGAACACAGCCACCTAATCCCATTATGGCAGGAATAATGACTGTCGTAATTGCACATACCACTGGGCACAGCCCTGCAACTGCAATTGGGCTTTCGCTGCCTTTTAGTATTTTAATGCAATATATAATTTTGTTTTGTTATTCGATTTTTTCAGTATTCACGAAGAAGGCTGATGAATATGTTGCAAAAGGGGAATTTCGTAAGTTTGGGATAATCGTACTTTTACCAACTGTTTTGGTAGCTTTAGCTTATAGTGTCTTTTCATTTTTAAGTGTATATGGAGCACAAGGGTTAATGAAAACATTAGTTAACTCAATGCCAACGTGGTTAAGTCATGGATTCACAATTGCTGGTGGCATCTTACCTGCTGTTGGATTTGGTTTATTGCTCAAGAGTATGTTAAAGACAAAGTATGTACCTTATTTATTGTTAGGTTTTACTGCTGCTTGCTTCATTAAGTTCGGTAACTTAATGCCAGTCGCAATTATTGGAGCATCTCTTGCCTGGATCGAATATGGTAGGGAGAAAAAAGCACGAGAAATAAGCAAAAAATTTAAAAACATAGAACAATCACTTGAAAATGCTGGGGGTGAAGAAGATGGTATCTGA
- the pflA gene encoding pyruvate formate-lyase-activating protein, with protein MIQRQMHERKVPTRDGEIIGYVHSTESFGAVDGPGIRFVVFMQGCNMRCQFCHNPDTWRKNVGTEMTTDEILQLALPYRQFWGEKGGITLSGGEIMLQTEFALELFTKCKKLGINTCLDTCGQPFTRRQPWFDNFNELLKVTDILLVDIKHINSDEHRKLTGFRNENILDMCQYLSDIDKPVWIRHVLIPERTDFDNYLTQLGNYIKTLHNVQKVEVLPYHTMGVHKYQEMGIKYKLDGIEPPTPERVKNAEKLLHVEDYQGYLK; from the coding sequence ATGATACAAAGGCAAATGCACGAACGTAAAGTTCCAACGCGAGATGGTGAAATAATTGGATATGTGCACTCAACTGAAAGTTTTGGAGCAGTCGATGGGCCTGGTATTCGCTTCGTTGTCTTTATGCAAGGCTGCAACATGCGCTGCCAGTTTTGTCATAATCCTGATACGTGGCGTAAAAATGTCGGCACTGAGATGACGACTGATGAAATTCTTCAGCTGGCACTACCATATCGCCAATTCTGGGGAGAAAAGGGAGGTATTACACTTAGTGGTGGCGAAATAATGTTGCAGACAGAATTCGCTTTAGAATTATTCACAAAATGTAAGAAATTGGGGATCAATACTTGTCTAGATACATGTGGTCAGCCATTTACTAGGCGCCAGCCTTGGTTTGACAACTTCAATGAACTACTGAAAGTTACCGATATTTTATTAGTTGATATCAAGCATATCAATTCTGATGAACATCGTAAGTTGACAGGATTTAGAAATGAAAATATTTTAGATATGTGTCAATATCTATCGGACATTGATAAACCAGTTTGGATTCGTCATGTATTGATTCCAGAGAGAACTGATTTTGACAATTATTTGACACAGCTGGGTAATTATATTAAAACATTGCACAATGTCCAAAAAGTTGAAGTGCTTCCATATCATACAATGGGTGTACACAAGTACCAAGAGATGGGAATTAAGTATAAACTCGATGGTATTGAGCCGCCAACTCCGGAACGTGTAAAAAATGCAGAAAAGTTATTGCATGTTGAAGATTACCAAGGCTATTTAAAATGA
- a CDS encoding IS1380 family transposase — MKTLQEMAFNFNKNILVSHTGGQLSSDGGLTLCVELMAKFQFTNLADKLLRFNDQRRYCQHSNSSILRQLTLQIIAGYSTDSAATFLEKEPLFKLLLDKPSLASQATISRFWQRFDKDSVSTLQTLNEALIDRVRLLTNQTATIIDIDSTHSDTYGKQEATNYNAHYGTEGYHPLLATDQDGNLLKAVLRPGNAYTSKDVKAFLTPLLKHYQTQLPTTDILVRGDSGFATPEVYDVCEADDVFYIIRLKRNRKLQNLAEKFVKISDQTQWQEKETHYYSEIYQSASWPKPRQIYVKSTRAAGELIFSHEFIVTNLTNLTAETAFELYHKRGQMENYIKEAKAGFFFDKTDSSTFNANAARMMVSVLAYNIVNFLKQLALTKHDSGLCVSTLRIRLFKFAARVVHTGRRIQLRLSSYHVYHRLFYQVLQRIQAIE, encoded by the coding sequence TTGAAAACTTTACAGGAAATGGCATTCAATTTCAACAAGAATATTTTAGTATCGCATACGGGTGGTCAATTATCTTCCGATGGCGGGCTAACATTGTGTGTAGAACTGATGGCAAAGTTTCAGTTCACCAACTTGGCCGATAAACTATTGAGGTTCAATGACCAGCGACGATATTGTCAACACAGTAATTCTAGTATCTTAAGACAGTTAACTCTTCAGATTATTGCCGGTTATAGCACAGATTCTGCGGCAACTTTTTTAGAAAAAGAACCGCTTTTTAAATTATTATTGGATAAACCGTCTTTGGCTTCACAAGCAACAATATCACGTTTTTGGCAACGCTTTGATAAAGATAGTGTTAGCACATTACAGACTTTAAATGAGGCTTTGATCGACCGTGTTCGACTATTAACCAACCAGACAGCCACGATTATTGATATCGATTCGACTCACTCAGACACTTATGGCAAACAGGAAGCCACTAACTACAACGCACATTATGGTACTGAAGGATATCATCCATTACTGGCAACTGATCAAGATGGTAACTTATTGAAAGCTGTCTTGCGTCCTGGAAATGCCTACACCAGCAAAGATGTAAAAGCTTTTTTAACACCACTATTAAAGCATTATCAAACTCAGCTGCCCACGACTGACATTCTGGTTCGTGGTGATAGTGGCTTCGCCACGCCAGAAGTTTACGATGTCTGTGAAGCCGACGATGTGTTTTACATTATTCGACTCAAACGCAATCGGAAACTGCAGAATCTAGCTGAAAAGTTCGTCAAGATCAGTGATCAAACCCAGTGGCAAGAGAAAGAGACTCACTACTACTCTGAAATCTATCAATCAGCATCGTGGCCTAAGCCGCGGCAGATCTATGTTAAATCAACTCGAGCAGCCGGTGAACTGATCTTTTCACATGAATTTATCGTTACTAATCTGACTAATTTAACGGCTGAAACAGCCTTTGAACTGTATCACAAACGCGGCCAAATGGAAAATTACATCAAAGAAGCTAAAGCAGGTTTCTTTTTCGATAAGACTGATAGTTCAACGTTTAATGCCAACGCTGCCCGGATGATGGTTAGTGTACTGGCTTACAATATTGTCAACTTTTTAAAGCAGCTAGCACTGACAAAACATGATTCAGGTTTGTGCGTTAGCACATTGCGGATCCGTTTATTCAAATTTGCGGCACGTGTCGTGCATACTGGCCGACGCATTCAGTTGCGACTGAGCTCGTATCATGTTTACCATCGACTGTTCTACCAGGTTCTACAGCGTATCCAGGCTATTGAATAA
- the agaD gene encoding PTS galactosamine transporter subunit IID, whose protein sequence is MVSEKKERNKLSKKDITKLGLLSLFNQSGMNYQRMQADGWTFAMIPSLKKVYGDDKKGLIEAVKANLQFINTNNYAAPLLMGLEASLEENGEERSTIDGLRVALFGPIAGIGDAITWYTILPIVAGVTASFAKQGSILGPLVFFIVYVAMFLARIPIAHLGYSAGTRAISKIHENSAIVAHAASVLGCTVIGGLIATYVQINVVTKIQVTSSHTISIQKEFLDNIFPNILPLGYTFLLYWLLKKKNVSPVTLIILTFLLAILFSWMGVL, encoded by the coding sequence ATGGTATCTGAGAAAAAGGAAAGAAATAAATTAAGTAAGAAAGATATTACGAAGTTAGGTCTATTATCATTATTTAATCAATCTGGAATGAACTATCAGAGAATGCAAGCTGATGGTTGGACTTTTGCCATGATACCTTCTTTGAAAAAAGTATATGGCGACGATAAAAAAGGACTTATTGAAGCTGTTAAAGCAAACCTGCAGTTCATAAATACTAACAATTATGCTGCGCCATTGTTGATGGGACTTGAAGCTTCCTTGGAAGAAAACGGTGAAGAAAGATCAACAATTGATGGTTTGCGAGTAGCTTTATTTGGTCCAATTGCCGGAATAGGTGATGCAATTACTTGGTACACAATTTTGCCAATTGTTGCTGGTGTAACAGCTTCTTTTGCAAAACAAGGAAGTATTCTTGGACCGCTAGTGTTCTTTATAGTGTATGTTGCTATGTTTCTGGCAAGAATCCCAATAGCTCATCTAGGCTATTCAGCTGGGACTAGGGCTATCTCAAAGATACACGAGAATTCTGCAATTGTTGCACATGCAGCCAGTGTTCTCGGATGTACGGTGATCGGAGGACTAATTGCAACTTATGTTCAAATTAATGTAGTTACTAAAATACAAGTAACATCTTCTCACACGATTTCAATCCAGAAGGAATTCCTCGATAATATTTTTCCGAATATTCTTCCACTTGGTTATACTTTTCTATTATATTGGTTATTGAAAAAGAAAAATGTTAGTCCAGTAACGCTGATAATTCTAACATTCTTATTGGCAATTCTATTTTCATGGATGGGAGTTCTCTAA
- a CDS encoding helix-turn-helix domain-containing protein: protein MADASFIHEIVKPTDPLSVWLYLHNERNVIFVAPHWHQGIEISYTVFGSIDDFVINQKHFTTSGGRVLVINSQELHSVYARRNDKSEALSIIFPYAFVNRLCPQIENQVININDTDTFNSIEKEAYIKLQTSLFEMYLVMKSDDKYKNLKLEASSIKVLQLLIQYFAKSKNEYNRKDGTKEFVVNRIQMITKFVHENYYKRISLDEIASEVNISKVYLTKFFKKYMNLTVGQYITNVRVQKAYYDLIGKAGNLTQIASKNGFSTTRAMNKAFIGIYGKNAFTIYKENNN, encoded by the coding sequence ATGGCAGATGCATCGTTTATACATGAGATTGTTAAACCAACTGATCCCTTATCTGTATGGTTATATTTGCATAATGAAAGAAATGTGATATTTGTTGCGCCACATTGGCATCAAGGCATAGAGATATCATACACAGTTTTTGGAAGTATTGATGATTTTGTTATAAATCAGAAACATTTTACAACAAGTGGTGGTAGGGTACTAGTTATTAATTCGCAAGAATTGCATAGTGTTTATGCAAGAAGAAATGACAAAAGCGAGGCACTATCAATTATTTTTCCATATGCGTTTGTTAATCGGTTATGTCCACAAATTGAGAACCAAGTTATCAATATAAATGATACGGATACGTTTAATTCGATTGAAAAAGAAGCTTATATTAAACTACAAACAAGTCTATTTGAAATGTATCTGGTAATGAAAAGTGACGATAAATATAAAAACTTGAAGCTGGAAGCTAGTAGTATCAAGGTTTTACAGTTGCTTATTCAATACTTTGCTAAATCAAAAAATGAATACAATAGAAAAGATGGTACAAAAGAATTCGTAGTGAACAGGATTCAAATGATTACAAAGTTTGTACATGAGAATTATTATAAAAGAATAAGCTTAGATGAGATTGCTTCTGAGGTTAATATATCAAAAGTATATTTAACAAAGTTTTTTAAGAAGTATATGAACTTAACAGTGGGACAATATATTACAAATGTTAGAGTACAAAAAGCCTACTATGATCTTATTGGAAAAGCCGGAAATTTAACGCAGATTGCAAGTAAAAATGGGTTTTCCACAACTCGTGCTATGAATAAAGCCTTTATAGGAATATATGGAAAAAATGCATTTACGATTTATAAAGAGAACAATAATTGA